The genomic interval AACGACGTGGGGCTCTCGTGTCTCCCGCTGTACCACTGCGCGGAACTGCACGCCAACCTCTTCCCGCGCGTGCAGGTCGGGGCGACGAGCGTCATCCACCACGAGTTCGACCCGGTCGCCGTCCTGCAGGCCATCGAGGACCACGAGGTCACCCAGCTGTTCGCCGCGCCGACCGCGTGGAACGCGCTGGCCCAGACCGCCCCAGACGTGGACGCCGACGTCTCCTCGCTCGACATCGGGTTCTACGGCGCGGCCCCGATGCCGAGGCGGGTCCTCGACGCCTGCCGCGAGCAGTTCACCGAGAACTACCTGCAGGCGTACGGGATGACCGAAATCGGCCCCTGCGGGACGTTCCAGCACCCGGACGAACAGCTGACCAAGCAGGGCTCGGCGGGGCTCGCGGCGCTGAACCACGACCTGCGCGTCGTCGAACCCGACGGCCACCCGACCGAGGTCGTCGAACAGGGCGAGGTCGGCGAGATACTGTTCGCCGGGCCGTGCACCATGCGCGAGTACTGGAACCGTCCCGAGGCCACCGAGGAGTCGCTCCGCGAGGCCGAGGGCGAGACGTGGTACTACTCGGGCGACCTGGGCTACCGCGACGAGGACGGCTACCTGTTCGTCGTCGACCGCAAGGACGACATGATCATCTCGGGCGGCGAGAACATCTACCCGACCGAGGTCGAGGACGTGCTGTTCGGCCACGACGCCGTCGTGGAGGCGGCCGTCGTCGGCCAACCCGACGAGGAGTGGGGCGAGCGCGTGGTCGCGTACATCGTGGGGGAGGGCGTGACTGCGGACGAACTGGACTCGTTCTGCCGGGAGAGCGACGACCTGGCGGACTTCAAGCGTCCCCGCGAGTACCGGTTCGTCGAGGAGTTGCCCAAGAATCCGAGTGGGAAAGTGCAGAAGTTCAAGTTGCGGGACTCGGAGTGACCGAGCGAAGCGAGGGAGCGAGAGTCCCGGAAAGACGAGCGGGGAACGACGTGACCCGCGAACTGCGCGATTCGGCGTGACCGAGCGAAGCGAGAGAGCGAACGAGAATCGCGTTACTCCGAACGGCGACCGAAGGGTGCCGTGAGGTGTGAGCCGGTTCGTGACCGCCGTGAACGAACCGTCTCGGCGAAGCGAGCGAGGAGCATTGGCGACTCGCTCGACGTGAGAAACGAAGCGAGAACCGTCGCAATCCGCGGAGCGGAGAGCCGAACCGTGCGTCCAGCC from Halomarina salina carries:
- a CDS encoding long-chain-fatty-acid--CoA ligase, which translates into the protein MHPTIADTLELSAGKYPERDALVYPRKDQRWTFAEFDERATRLANALADLGVGHGDRVSTLLFNGSEIVLTVYACAKLGAVFNPLNYRLKAGEVAFILNDAESSLLVFEEDTREAVEGAREDLDTVRTFLTVDGPASPGEASGDLPTYAEDFYSVLADGAADRPDADVSEDDVYAFIYTSGTTGRPKGVVHEHRDMVEHSTICLAESGIDKNDVGLSCLPLYHCAELHANLFPRVQVGATSVIHHEFDPVAVLQAIEDHEVTQLFAAPTAWNALAQTAPDVDADVSSLDIGFYGAAPMPRRVLDACREQFTENYLQAYGMTEIGPCGTFQHPDEQLTKQGSAGLAALNHDLRVVEPDGHPTEVVEQGEVGEILFAGPCTMREYWNRPEATEESLREAEGETWYYSGDLGYRDEDGYLFVVDRKDDMIISGGENIYPTEVEDVLFGHDAVVEAAVVGQPDEEWGERVVAYIVGEGVTADELDSFCRESDDLADFKRPREYRFVEELPKNPSGKVQKFKLRDSE